The nucleotide sequence GGATCAGGCGAGGGCGAGCTCGCGCTGGCGTTTCTTGGGCAGGCCGGCGACCACCAGCTCATAGCTGCGGCGGATGCGCGCGTTCAGTTCCGGCTCCGGGAGCGCCGCGAGGTCCTCCACCTTCGCCCACATCCGCTTCGCGCAGTAGGGCGCCTGGATGATGCCGTCGATGGCCGTCAGTTCCGCGAACTCGTCCGGGGTGCACTTGAAAATCACCCCGGCCACCGTGCCGGCGTCCAGCACGAGGATGAGAAACATCTTCCCCGCGACCTTGCCCACGAGGCACTCGCCCCACTGTTTCACGAACGTGGTGTGCGGGAGCGAGAGCGCATAGGACTGGAGCCGGGCCAGGCGCATGGGTCACTCCGGGATCAGCTTCATCTCGTAGCAGCGGCTGTGCGGATCCGCGAAATACGGCGGAAAGGGCGAGATCGCCCGGAAACCCACCCGCTCATACAGGGCGATGGCGGCGTGCTGTTGCGTACCGGTCTCGAGGCGCAAGGTGGTGAGGCCGTGCCCGACGGCGTGCTCCGCGAGGCGCGCGATGAGGCGTTCGCCGAATTTGCGGCCCCGGAACTCGGGGCGCACGTACATGCGCTTGAGCTCACCGTATTCCCGGCCGACCAGCAGGATGCCGCCGCAGCCGGCGGGCCGGCCATCGGCGCGCAGGACGAAGAAGGCGACGCCCTGGTCGATCAGCTTCTGCACGCTGAAACCGTGCCGGCTCTCCGCGGGATAGAGCGAGGCGAGGTGGTCCTCGAGCTCGTTGATCAGGGCGGTGGCGTCCGCGGTGTCGGGCCGCTCGGCGGTGATGCTCACGGTCATGCCGGATTTGTGGCGGATTCCCGGCCGGCGGGCAAATCCGCAATGCGGGGGCGGGCGATTCCGGGCTCAAGCGGAGGGCCGGTGTGTCGATCAGCCCCATTATCTTCCTGACCTATTTGCCACCGGTCGCCGATCCGCTGGGGCTGAGCCGCCGCGGACGGCGGTTGGTTGTCCTGCTCCTGATCCTCGGCCTGCTCGCGGCGGTCCGGCTGCGCGCCGCCGAGTCGCTCACCGAGACATTTGCCGGGCCCGCGTTGGGGACCGGCTGGGAGCTTTCGCTGGCGGACAGCTTCACCCTCGCCGACGGGCTCGCGACCAACACCGCGGGCGACGGCCAGTATATCCGGACCACGGCCACGGATTTCCGGGACTTCAATTTCACACTGGAGCTCACGTACTCCAACCAAGACGGCTTTGGCGGCGCCGGCATCGTGTTTTTCGGGCTCGGCGCCGGGTTGCCTGATGAGAATTTCTACACCGAGCCACTGCAGGCGCTTTACCTGCGGCATGCGCCCGGGGATTTCGGCGACGGATTTCTCCAGCCCAGCTTGAACTCGGGCCCGGGAACCGTGGATGAGATGACCGTGTTGGGCCTGCCGGGCTCCGGCACGCACCGGGCGCTGGTCACGAAGACCGAGGCCATGCTCGTGTTCAGCGTGGACGCCGCTTCCAGCGGTGGGAGCTTTGTCGCGGACTACACCACGACTTTCGACCTGGGAGAGGTCCGCTTCAGTTTCCTCGACGCCACCTACTCCCGATTGTTTTTCGGCAGTCAGGGCGGGGGCGTGAGCTTTGATGCCGCCACCCTCACCGTGACCGGCGCGGCCATCCCGGAGCCCGGCGCGTATGCGGTCGTTCTTGGGCTCGCGGCCCTCGGGTTGGTGGCCGGCCGGCGGTGGCGTTGACGAGCCCGGACGCCTGCTCGACAGCGGGGGCGTGAATGGTTTTGCTCGGGCCATGCTTGGATTGTGCCGTCCCTCCCCTTGGTGCCGCCTGACTGCCCTGCTCCTGCTGGTGGTGGGCGGACTTGGCGCCGCGCCGCGTTATGCGACCATTGACGAGGCCATCGCGCGCGGCGACCTCATCGATGTGCGTGTGCATGTCGCCTATGACGCGGCGGTCGTGAACCGGGCGGGCCCGCGGGGGCTGCCGCTGCACCAAGCGATCCTGCGCAACCGCACCGAGATCGCCGTCTACCTGCTGGAGGCCGGGGCCAGCGTCAACGCGGCGGACGGGACGCAGCGCACGCCGCTGCACCTCGCCGTGGAGCGGGCGAGTGTTTCGTTGGTGACCGCCCTGCTGGCGCGAAAGGCCGCGCCGGATGAGCGCGATGCCATGGGGTGGACCCCGCTGCATCATGCCGCCGCAAAGGACCTCGTGGAGGTGGCCCGCGCTTTGCTGGCGGGCGGGGCCGACATCAAGGTGCTGAGCGAGAATGGCGGCACGCCCTTGCACGAGGCGGCGGCGAGCGGGGGGGCGGAGATGATCCGGTTGCTCCTCGACGCCGGCGCGGACCCGCAGGTGGTATCCAAGCTGGGCGTGACGGCGCTGGACATTGCCCGTGAATACAAGAACGAGGCGGCGATCGCCGCGCTGGCACCGGCGTCCGGGACCAAGCCCTGAGCGGAGCTCAGCGCGGAAAGATCGGCCGCACGCTCCGTTGCGCGCGCAGGGTGAACTGCTCCGTGCGCCGGGTGATGACCTCGAGCTTGAGCGGTTCGCCCGCGTCGCGGTCGAGCAGGATCCGGCCGAGCGGGCTCTCGATCGAGACCACGGCGTCGAATTCCGTGACGGCCACGCCGTCGAGCTGCACGATCTCGTCCCCGGGCTTCAGGCCGGCCTTCTCGGCGTCGGTGCCGGGCAACACCTTGGCGATGAAGATCCGGTTCACCTTCTTCGTCTCCGGGTGGGCGTATACCGTGATGTCGATGGCGAAGGAAATGATCGGGCTGCCGTGAATCCTGAGGGGCTCGAGGACCAGGACCTTGTCGCCGGCCGGGACGGCGGGGCTGCTTTCCTTGGCCGGGAGCTGGACGAAACAAACCAAGGCGATCAGCAGGGGCACAGCTTTCATCACGGAGAGAATAGGTCGCCACCGGCGGACGTTCGAGGAGAATATCCGCGGACCGGGCGGGGCTTCGGCTTGTCGGACGGGCCGGGGGCGGCCAGGCTGCGGGCATGAAAGTCACCGGTCTGCGGAGTCCCCACGCTAAGGTCGGCGGCTTGGTCTACTTCGGTCGCATGCTCGACAAGATCAGATTGCGCGACGCCGGGCGCCTGCCGGAGGGATTCAACGTCGGGGTCGCGGACTGGTATTTCTTCGACGCGCGCTGTGTGCGCTTTCTCGACGTGCGCTGGCCGGCGCTGGTGAAGCGGGTGCGGGAGGGCGGCACCGACGCGCAGGTTCTGCGGTGGTGCTTTCGTCAGGGGGGCAAGCGCACCCCGGAACAAGTCGCGATCTGGAACACCTTCATCGCCAAGCGCGGCTGGCGCGACGAGGCGAGCGGCGGGGTGGCGGAGGAGAAGGCGGCCGCCGGACTCGGCCACCAGAAGGACATTGTCACGTGGTTCGACCTGATCGACGCGGAGGAAGGGCGGAAACCGGCTGGCGTGATCGGCTGAACGGGGCTTGAAGCCCCGCTAGGTCGCATCACGGGTGGTGGTGGCGCAAGGTCTCCAGCCTTGACCCCAGAGGGTATTCCCGGTCTGCTCCGTCATGCAAATCCGCTGCCACGCGTATCGCCTGCTGCTTTCGGTATTCGGTGGATTGGTGGTCCTCGCGGCCGTGGCGCGCGCGCAGACGACCGTCAGCATCAATTTTCAAAACCCCGGCGGAGCGATCGCACCGGGCAGCGCGACCGGGGTGGTGTCTGCGATGAACTGGAACAATGTCACCGCGGTGTTTCCTGATCCGGCGCCCGATAGCGGCATCACCGGCGCGATCACCGGCCTGGTGGATGGCACGGGGGCGACGACCGGCGTCAACATCAGCTATGTCGGCTGGGGTTACCAGAGCGCGGCGGTCTCGGGCGGCACGACCGCCGACCACCAACTGCTCAACAATTTCAGTTACGGCAATGCCGGTCACCCGTTGAGCGCCACGGTCACCGGGCTCAGCAGCGCGTTCACGGGCAGCTATGACGTCTATGTGTATTTCGCCAACCCGAACGATTTTCACGTGATCAGCTACGCCCTCGGCGGCACGACTTACTACACCCGCACACTGGGGAATTTTAATTTTGGCACGACAGGCTGGGTCGAGGGGAAGACCACGACCCTGCCGGCCAGCTATGAGGTGGCGCCGCAGGGCAACTATGTGCGTTTCGCCGGCGTCAGCGGGAATGCCTTCACGCTCGACGTGGCGGGTCCTGCGGTCTCTGGCAGTGGCAGCAACTACAACGCGATTTCCGGCCTGCAGATTGTGGCCGCGACCCCGATTCCGGAGCCGGCGACCGTGACTCTCCTGCTGGGCTTTGCGGCCATGGCCGGGGTGGTCGGTTGGCGCCGCCGCCGCCGGACCGGTGCCTGATCTCCGCCGGCATCGACCGGCTCCCGGAGCCGGCGGATGGTTGAGCGGGTTGTGTTTGCCTGCGCGCTACCCCGAGAGGGATTAGGCTATGGCGGGTTGATCGGGTTCTCCGCAACGACGGCGAGGGGCGAGAGATCCTCCACCTGCAGGGCCGGGCCGGCGCATTGGGTGAGGGTGTTGCGGCGGATAATGCCGGAAAATCCACGGGAGGCGTAGATGCCGGCGGAACGGCTGTCGCGGATCGTGTTGCCTTCGACGGTGAAGTTGCCGCCGATGAGGCGGATGCTCGGGTGCTCGGCAAAGGGTAGGGCTGGCGGCTGCTGGGCACCGGCCAGGGAGCCGCAGCGCTCGATGACGTTGCCGCGGACGACGAAGCGCTCGACGGTGCCGGTGTTCGGCAGGTCAGCACCAACGCCGTTGGGGTGGTGGCGCATCAAGCGGATGGCGCCCCAGACATTCTGCAGGTTGCGCGCCCAGTTGTCGCCGGAGTCGGTGATGGTGTTGTCCTCGTACAGCACGTCGCGGACATTGGCGGGCCCCGTGGCCCAGTGCTCGAGGCCGCACTTGGTATGGCTGATGCGGTTCCGGCGGAACACGATGTTCGCCTGGTCGCCTGCGTCGCCCTGATTGGTGATGGCGGTGTCGTAGATCCAGGAGATGTCGCAGTCCTCGACGGTGACGTCCTGCCCGTCGCACCACAACTCGACCCCGTTGCCGTAGCGCGTGTGGTCGGTCCAGATCCAGGCGCCGCCGCCGTGGGAGATGCGGCAAGCGCGGATGGTGACATCCTTCACCGCGGTCATCTGGATGCCGTGGGTGTTGGAATATTTGATGGTGAGGCCCTCAATGACGACGTGGGCGAGGTTGCGCAGCTGGACCGTGTGCTGCATCCACGCGCCGACGGGAATCTCGATTTGCCGGGCGAGGGTCGCCGGGTTGGCCGGGGCGCGGAGCACGACGCGGTGCTGGTCGGCGTCGAACCAGAAATCCCACGGCTCGCGCAACTCGTCCCGCCTCCATTTCTTTTCGGAAGGCAGGTCGTCGTGCCAGACGCAGCCGACATCGTAGCCGGAGGCGCTGCCCGGCGCCGTGGTCCAGAGTCCCTCACCGGCGGGCTGCCAGTCGTCGGGCCGACTGAAGGACCGCGACAGGAAGAAAGCCGCCTCCTCGCCCGGCGCGGGGCGGATGGTGATCGGGTTGCCGGGAGCGCCGGAGATGCCGCCGGCTTTGCCATCCCAGAGGATTTGCTGCCGGTAGACCCCGGCCCGGATCAACACGACGTCGCCCGGGGCGACCCGGGTGAGTGCGTGTGAGACGGTGGCCCAGGGTTTGGCCCGCGAGCCGGGCGCGGTGTCGTGGCCGTCCATGGCTACATAGTACTCGGCCGCGTTGGCCATGGCGCCGAGGACGGCGAGGAGACTGCCGGCAACCGACGCGCGGAGGACGGCAGGAAAACGAAAGGGCCGGAGGGGATCGTGGGGGTGCACGGGGAGCGTTCCGGGTAGATAAGGACTGGCCGGCTCCGCGCACAAGCGTGCATCTCGGCCGGACCGCGAGGGCGGGGCGGCAGCCGGGGAGGGCGGTTGGCGGCGGCCTCGAGCCGGTTGGTGCGGCCGGGGGTCGCGGCACACCGCATATCTTGCGCACGGAATGACCAAAATTACTGCCTGGGGACTTATCCGGCTAATGACTGGGGGCGGCGACGCCGCCGATGCAAGGTTGGGCTTCAGGTGGGGCTGATTCCCTCCGATCATCAGGTATGAACGATGTCAGGTATTCGCCGGTCAACCTGATGCGCGTCGCGCAGTCGCTGCCCGCCACGCCGCGGATCATGGCGCGGCTCGGGCAGTTGCTGCGCGATCCGACCACTGGGCTGGGGGAGATCGCCGACCAGCTCAAGCATGACAGCGCCCTCGCGGCGCGGCTCCTGCGCATCGCCAACAGCGCGGCCTTCGCCCAGAGCGAGCCCGTCGCCTCGATTGAGGACGCGGCGGCGCTGATCGGGATGCGCGACATCCACCGGCTCATCGGCGCGGTGGCGGTGGACCACTTTTCCCTCCGCGCCAATCCTCTCTACGGCTTCACCGGCCCGCGCCTGCGCGACAATGCCATCATGACCGCGCTGCTGATGGAGGAACTGGCCGCGCCCGCGCAGGAGGATCCGGCCGCGGCCTATGCGGCGGGTCTGTTCCGCTCCCTCGGCAAGGTGGTGCTCACGAAACTGGCGGAGGAACACGGCGTCGTGGCGCCGTTTCAGCCGGCGGGACCGGGCAACCTGATTGAGTGGGAAAAGGCCACGTTCGACCTGACCAGCAACCAGGCCACCGCCGTCATTCTCACGGAATGGCATTTCCCGGCGGCCGTGACCGAGGCGGTGACCGAGCATTACGAGCCCGCCCTGACCAGCCCCCCGCTGGCCGGGCTGCTGAACCTGGCCGCCCGGCTGGCGGACCAACTCGGCCATGGGCTGCCCGGTGAATCCGCCTACTGGCGCGAGCCCGCCGGCCTGGCGCCGTTGCCGGGGGTCGGCCCGCGGGCCATCCAGCACGCGTCGGAGCGCGCCGTCGCCGCCTTCGACCTGATCAACCGCGCACTGGGCTGACCGGCGATTCTGCTCCGGCGACGAGTTCGCGCAACGTTCGCCGGCCCGCCTCAGGGCGCGGGCGTCGGCGCGGATTGCATCGAGGCGATGAAGGCGTCGGCCTCGCGGATGGATTTTTCCATGTCGGCGATGAGGCGGGCGATGTCCTGCTGCAGTTCGCGGGTGGAGCCGCCGAGCGCGGAGATGGCCTGGGCGTTAAGGTTGTGCTTCAGGAAGAGCACCTGGTCACGGAAGGCGTCGACCACCGGGGTCATGCGGGCGGAGGCCTGCTCCATGGTGCGCATGAGGGCGGCGTAGCGGTTCCGCGTGGTGGCGAGTTGGCGCTCACTCTGGCTGCGCAGCGCGGGGCTCTTGTAGAGGGCGAGCTCGTCGCTCCATTCCTGGAAGAGAGCCTGGGCCACGTTGTCGATGGCGGCGATGCGGTCGCGGACCTCGGTGGCGCGGGTCTCGCTGCGCTTGAATTCCCGGTCGAGGTTCTCGTAGGTCGCCTGCAGTTCCGAGGCGGGCACCTTCGTCACCGCGA is from Lacunisphaera limnophila and encodes:
- a CDS encoding MmcQ/YjbR family DNA-binding protein; its protein translation is MRLARLQSYALSLPHTTFVKQWGECLVGKVAGKMFLILVLDAGTVAGVIFKCTPDEFAELTAIDGIIQAPYCAKRMWAKVEDLAALPEPELNARIRRSYELVVAGLPKKRQRELALA
- a CDS encoding GNAT family N-acetyltransferase, which translates into the protein MTVSITAERPDTADATALINELEDHLASLYPAESRHGFSVQKLIDQGVAFFVLRADGRPAGCGGILLVGREYGELKRMYVRPEFRGRKFGERLIARLAEHAVGHGLTTLRLETGTQQHAAIALYERVGFRAISPFPPYFADPHSRCYEMKLIPE
- a CDS encoding ankyrin repeat domain-containing protein translates to MLGLCRPSPWCRLTALLLLVVGGLGAAPRYATIDEAIARGDLIDVRVHVAYDAAVVNRAGPRGLPLHQAILRNRTEIAVYLLEAGASVNAADGTQRTPLHLAVERASVSLVTALLARKAAPDERDAMGWTPLHHAAAKDLVEVARALLAGGADIKVLSENGGTPLHEAAASGGAEMIRLLLDAGADPQVVSKLGVTALDIAREYKNEAAIAALAPASGTKP
- a CDS encoding PDZ domain-containing protein, with translation MKAVPLLIALVCFVQLPAKESSPAVPAGDKVLVLEPLRIHGSPIISFAIDITVYAHPETKKVNRIFIAKVLPGTDAEKAGLKPGDEIVQLDGVAVTEFDAVVSIESPLGRILLDRDAGEPLKLEVITRRTEQFTLRAQRSVRPIFPR
- a CDS encoding DUF5069 domain-containing protein, whose product is MKVTGLRSPHAKVGGLVYFGRMLDKIRLRDAGRLPEGFNVGVADWYFFDARCVRFLDVRWPALVKRVREGGTDAQVLRWCFRQGGKRTPEQVAIWNTFIAKRGWRDEASGGVAEEKAAAGLGHQKDIVTWFDLIDAEEGRKPAGVIG
- a CDS encoding PEP-CTERM sorting domain-containing protein; its protein translation is MQIRCHAYRLLLSVFGGLVVLAAVARAQTTVSINFQNPGGAIAPGSATGVVSAMNWNNVTAVFPDPAPDSGITGAITGLVDGTGATTGVNISYVGWGYQSAAVSGGTTADHQLLNNFSYGNAGHPLSATVTGLSSAFTGSYDVYVYFANPNDFHVISYALGGTTYYTRTLGNFNFGTTGWVEGKTTTLPASYEVAPQGNYVRFAGVSGNAFTLDVAGPAVSGSGSNYNAISGLQIVAATPIPEPATVTLLLGFAAMAGVVGWRRRRRTGA
- a CDS encoding right-handed parallel beta-helix repeat-containing protein — its product is MHPHDPLRPFRFPAVLRASVAGSLLAVLGAMANAAEYYVAMDGHDTAPGSRAKPWATVSHALTRVAPGDVVLIRAGVYRQQILWDGKAGGISGAPGNPITIRPAPGEEAAFFLSRSFSRPDDWQPAGEGLWTTAPGSASGYDVGCVWHDDLPSEKKWRRDELREPWDFWFDADQHRVVLRAPANPATLARQIEIPVGAWMQHTVQLRNLAHVVIEGLTIKYSNTHGIQMTAVKDVTIRACRISHGGGAWIWTDHTRYGNGVELWCDGQDVTVEDCDISWIYDTAITNQGDAGDQANIVFRRNRISHTKCGLEHWATGPANVRDVLYEDNTITDSGDNWARNLQNVWGAIRLMRHHPNGVGADLPNTGTVERFVVRGNVIERCGSLAGAQQPPALPFAEHPSIRLIGGNFTVEGNTIRDSRSAGIYASRGFSGIIRRNTLTQCAGPALQVEDLSPLAVVAENPINPP
- a CDS encoding HDOD domain-containing protein, with the translated sequence MNDVRYSPVNLMRVAQSLPATPRIMARLGQLLRDPTTGLGEIADQLKHDSALAARLLRIANSAAFAQSEPVASIEDAAALIGMRDIHRLIGAVAVDHFSLRANPLYGFTGPRLRDNAIMTALLMEELAAPAQEDPAAAYAAGLFRSLGKVVLTKLAEEHGVVAPFQPAGPGNLIEWEKATFDLTSNQATAVILTEWHFPAAVTEAVTEHYEPALTSPPLAGLLNLAARLADQLGHGLPGESAYWREPAGLAPLPGVGPRAIQHASERAVAAFDLINRALG
- a CDS encoding DUF2959 domain-containing protein — translated: MRFSLLFLGSALLFTGCSSVYYGAMEKVGIPKRKILVDRVGEAREAQQEAKAQFSSALAEFLAVTKVPASELQATYENLDREFKRSETRATEVRDRIAAIDNVAQALFQEWSDELALYKSPALRSQSERQLATTRNRYAALMRTMEQASARMTPVVDAFRDQVLFLKHNLNAQAISALGGSTRELQQDIARLIADMEKSIREADAFIASMQSAPTPAP